The sequence below is a genomic window from Haematobia irritans isolate KBUSLIRL chromosome 3, ASM5000362v1, whole genome shotgun sequence.
gaatatataaccAAGATGTCAGATATGTccgtagtacggtttaaaagttcgttagctaacggagcactaacggggattcatgaaaatggccgtaaatatataaataaataaataaaattttgagcacaatattgtttgggagaattttttttaagcatataatatttttgggtgcaaaatgcttccaaacatattatatgttcacataataacatattgttttttggaagacaacattattgaatttggatgcaaaaatacaaaatgtttggaacttagactacccaaacatatattgtttagaccaatatgctttcaaacatattatatattggaagagatcaaacatataaatgtttgggcaatacccaaaaatgtatatacttgaagcaaaatatgtttgggagtatatgttacagaagcgattttttataagggtgtaccgcctatcgctatggttatatttaaacACTTAAATATCTGTTTTTATCTCTGTTTGGTAATGATGTGTAATAGTGCTAAGTCAGCACATGTACACGTGCTAAGTCAAATTTTAGGTTGAGTAGGctttgctaaaaaaatttaatagcaattttttgtgtgcgatTTTGCGGAAAGTTTACTGTTTGTATTGAAAGCATTTATGGTAACTACATTTACAGTTCTTCGAAAATAGGTTTGTTTCACAACTTATTACGTTTTTTGTCTCtcctgtaaaattttgacttagcccctttacacattaagctaacgatatattattaaccctggacagtcatcgttcgtcaaaatgacgacgcgtaatttcattttcgatttaaaatgcattttagtcgattgggaaatcataaattttagttatactaattgaactattttgtgaatttttattttatactaattaaaaacaaattgaataagaaaataaagccaattttggttctcatttttgcttacgatgtaaattatagcgtcttgaaataagccgtagtcaaaatgacgaaggatgacgttagtgcacaaaaaataaggatgactttccagggttaataactatatatttatattaatttaatataatattatattaatttagaaatttcgagtaaacaatatatgttacgATATCTTATTTATGAAGTGAATATTTAGGGATAAAGAAATGAGGATGGAAACCGAGAGAATTGAcgacaacataacacagcgagagaatcaaatcaGAGAATTGGTGGTTGTTGTGAAACTAGGGTTGTAAAAGTTGGtacaattgtactaaatttggtacatcccaCTTCCCAAAAGTACAATTGTACTTCAAATACCTACTTGATACAATCTGAAATATTAAGTTCGTCTCCTCCttctaaattttgtgaaaccccTTTTTaaacatagaaaaaaactttaataaaaaatgttatttttaatctGTCGTTAATCTTCATAAAATTCGGCAAGTTATTAGTTCAAGAACAGAAGTTATTGGTACAGGTCAACGTTTGATTTGGTGAcgtaatttaacaaaaataatttccaatttataatttgtttattaaCAATTTAAAAGTATTCCGGACAATAACATATAATAACAGTAACTAAATCGGTGATCGGTTGCACTGAAGGCGGGCCGAAGTCTGCATGGACAACAAAACCCCAATTTAATCTAACCTATGAAATATTAGGTTGTAGGTTTGATATGAGAATTTTACAATAATTAAAAGAACATGTCACACAAGTATTGGTTTGAATAACATTTGTTTTGTATTCTTTGGATTTTAATACTTTTTTCATGTTtcttaaataaattacaaatctTAACACATTGCACATTTGACCTGTTTCCAGGAAAACAATTGAAAGCTGTTGCCTTGGCCACAAGTCCCTGCGTCACAGATATATGCCAATTAATATAAGCACCAGTAATACAGCAATTCCTATTAGAAtgagaataatttttttctaaaaaaataaaaataaaaaacaaaataaaaacagaatTAAGTTTAACGATGGCATAATTTCACAAATAATTTAGGGACATTCAGTCGTTTAACCTTTGTAGCCTTCTTATGTAATTTATCAGCCTTATCCAATTCTtcagcacctttttctgcaTATAAAGTTGCCTGTTGAGCATGAAATTCAACTCGTTGTATTACATCACTCTGAAAAGATGATATAgagatttttcaataatttttcaaacttaaCTTCTACTCCATCTTAAAAGtaggtaaatttaaaataaattttccaatttccaattttgaaacaaaaatcaatcacaaaaattaatagtatcaattcattttttaattggatcaattaattttgtattgagtcaaaattttttttgtgtgtacggggtccatgtctaaatctgaacttatttaaaataaatagggAAGGAGTTGTTGTATCTGTACCTCGTTGAGGAGATTATTAATGTTGAACCAAGCCAAGCCGATTCGTATATACCCGtcgtcatggattgcgtataaaatTCTCCTACAGACTGCAATTGCGTAagcttgttagagagcatataccggTATATACCAAGTTTCAGGTGATTtcaccagacggacggacggatggacttaGCTAGTTCGACatagaatttcattttttattttattattatttatatttatttcattttatagagtctaggatcaatatttcgatgcgttacaagcgGAAAATGTAGGCATACCCTCATTTCAAGGTTGAAGGCCTGTACACCGGAAGAATTTTCTTCCTGAAAAGAACGAACAATTTCGTTGAAAgtaagaaatttgtcattgttttacaaccaaagaaacttttcattcaaAGAACGAAATGTTACGTTTTTTTAAACGAAATTTGTTCAtcatatttgtatgtaaaacttttttatgttttatgaaaaattttagtacttCTTATGAAACAGTTTCCTACTTGTTATgatacaatttcgttctttttatgaaaaactttcgtactttttatcaaACAGTTCcgtactttttgtgaaaaactttcgtacgttttatgaaaaattatttatagcatgctgtcacccaaatgagaaaaaCTGAATAagtgaatacactcaagcacattattaaagacaattttatgtcgcgaacggaaataTTACAActtaaatgaaaatgtttcgtacttttttttaaagaaattttaacgcagtgtGAATTTCtgtcttatcactgactgctgcccaatgttagaggtgcgtaccagctaacGAAATTGAACTCTATtctaatttcgttagcataaatggcaatgcatttcttatgtgcaaactaattttatttttgactaaaatcgatatttttggaaTACTTTCGACAATGAAAACCatttgcatttatagtacttttcaagatctttcgtttaataTCAAAATATATTGCGCAGATATTGTGGAAAAtgctgaatttaaaaaaaaatgtatctccccaaattgtaattaacccattaggtgcgTAGGCAAAAACTAGCTGatttgtgtctcggctagttaaatttacaatttatcttcacgcacataattttgtttcaattaaaaaatttgttgcatcaattaaatttttaattgaatatttttaaaactccattaagccttaaagtgaaaaaattttccaatttttttctgtgtggtataatccaccgctgaaaaattgtttggtgGAAACTGGATTTGAACTcacgacatgctaaccattgcactactgtGGCTCCCAATAGCATTATGttatattttttgggaaactgttttgtagtaataaaattgttttcttgccaaaacatagaaatgtttgtcgaaatatgatacataattttcgagaaaataatagGGTTGCGACTATcacgttacatgttccccggtaAAAAGATACATTATGCTCTTGGAATAGGTTGGAGGTTTTCATATTCCTTTTCAGGATAAACAAACCCGTacaatcaatcacaaaactgTTGGAAATCTTTTTGTTAGTACTTTTTAACGCAATCTAGCGGAATCCAATCGAACTTCTATAGATAAAAGAATATGACTACCCCTAATAAAAATgggattatttttatttagaaattttttcttcgacATTACCTGTTCCAGTACTAAATATTGTATCCGCAGGAATAGAGCATGTACTTCTTCTATGGATTTTTCTAATTTCTTCAATTCGCTAAATCGATCTATAAGATCTCTAAGTGTTTTACGTTCCTTCTCCGTTTCCTCCAATATCTATAAATGCGACAAATAGGACAAAAAGAAAATACTAATTTATTACTTTACAAACATATTTCAGATTACAAATGGTAATAAATTTTGATGGTCTTACATTTCCCACAAATAGATTTGTCGTTTTATTGGTGATCAGTTCTTCGATTTCTTCTTCGGTGGCATTACAATTAACTGTGAGGGAGAGATAGtttgaaattataataaaattgaaataattaaaaataactcaataataaaaaacaaatacgaTAGTCTTAAAGTCGGGCGTAGCCGAATATACGATAACCTAAATTAAGCCCTACTGATTTTGTGCAATCATAATTTAATCCAAACGTTTATTGTCCAcaccgaaaaaattttgtccggaccacatagatttttttatgtatgtgATTTTTTCCTAGCATAGAGAAGAATTTCTCTAATTAACGATGTTTCATGTTGCCAAAAAgcgataattttttaattgaagtcatTTATCCATAAAATTAAACGATTCAACTTGAAAATGGGTCTCTTTACACAAAACACATGTTTTTAATCGTCCTTAATTAGTTTGAATAATTTAAACTGCTAATAAATTAAGATTATTTTAGTAGCGAGTTCGCCAAACCTAAATATAAAAGCGAATTGAGTCTTAAATGAattcttatggcgatttcgattgggaagaaaatgcaacattctcgaaattgattgacaAATATGAAGGagactgtcatatatttttgatcctgtattcctcacaatattatgaattaacaataactttggaatgaccagGGCTGTGAAGTCGGAGTCTgacgattttgctggagtcggagtcgtaaaaatttggctcgactccgactccggataaactaaattttttaacatttttataactaaacaagtttttacgcaaattagtttccattgcgttattcattagaTCAATTTACGGTATGACTgtaaatgggagccaccgtggtgcaatggttagcatgcccgccttgcatacacaaggtcgtgtgttcgattcctgctttgaccgaacaccaaaaagtttttcagcggtggattatcccacctcagtaatgctggtgacatttctgagggtttcaaagcttctctgagtggtttcactgcaacgtggaacgccggctataaaaaggaggtcccttgtcattgagcttaacatggaatcgggcagcactcagtgataagagagaagttcaccaatgtggtatcacaatggactgaatagtttaagtgagcctgatatatcgggctgccacctaacctaacctaaccatgactgtaaatgaaaagcaacttTCAATTACGGATATCATTTCatgcttcctagaatgttaCACTAGTggatgggctgaatcgatcccactaccataacaatttatttgaaatatttcaatcggtttttttaattttattttaagatcatatacctatatacatatgtcgaatattgaaagaaatttttttcaaaaatgtatttctatagaaaattttgtcaagattttatttctatagaaaactttttcaaaatttgatttccaaagaaaattttatcaaaattttatttctatagaaaattttgtcaattttttttctatagaaaattttgtcaaaattttatttctatagaaagttttttcaaaattttatttctgtggacaattttgtcaaaattttatttctatagaaagttttttcaaattttgtcaaaattttacttctatagaaaattttgtaaaaattttgtcaacattttatttctatagaaaattttgcaaacttttatttctatagaaaattttgcaaacttttatttttatagaaatttttgcaaaattctgtttctatatagaatattgcaaaattttatttctatagaaaattttgcaaaattttatttctatagaaaagtttgcaaagtttgatttctatagaaaattttgtcaaagtcttatttctataaaaaaatttgttaaaattttatttctatggaaaattttgcaaacttttatttctattaataattttctcaaaattttattttgcaaacttttatttctatagaaaattttgcaaaattttatttctatatagaatattgcaaattttatttctatagaaaattttgaaaaattttatttctatagaaaattttgttaaaattttatgtctatggaaaattttgtcaaaattttattgctatagatattttgttcaaaattttatttctacagaaaattttctcaaaattttatttctatatcaaattttctcaaaatttgaagtatttgagattttatcgaaatgtagatctaaatactaagttgtgcagagtatattataggcGGCCGTCCAACTTCAGgcgttttttatttgttttttactaaaattgtgtttcgtcccataacgttggatttaaattgtatgtatacatacatagattttgttcaagtgtatacaattttgttaaatcggttcaggttcaaattcatgcatttgggaatataaacctttatatagcttgcaTTTACGGTACccctcaatagaactacaaattagtggtattaaaatgagatttagttatattacccggagtcgaggctgatgaaaaatgctgcagTTGGagccgagcaaaattggctcgactccacagccccgggaatgacactatcatttgagggaaaaagtacccagcaaaaaatacttcagcagtaagaatttagttgcgctttttggtacacAATAAAGTAGACAATGAATCTACActccatgaatcggtggcaataacgtaaacgagtaatcaaactagtttatgatcattcgtttacgttattgcaaccaattcatgcaagaTTATATGTCActgctgagcaatatttctattaaaataaccaATAATATCAGCGCTATATAGAAGTTGCTCTAAATCggaacatcgcccacaaaaatcagcgctgattcggttgttttgtaagcagttggtactgtctCTCTCCTTTACAGTCCTACTGATATAGTGCTccagttttttgctgggtagtgtaACACCAGTGTTAGTGTATTTCCCCTACGGGAAATGAATCAACCCCAGGACCGACGATTAGTCCAATGAAGTGTAAGAACCACTCCCAGTTCAAAACGTAAGGAAGAGACTGGTCATTTTAACATTGATTTGCCATCGACGGGATAAATTTATGGCACATGACTTGTATTCATTCCAAAGGATACGTTGTGGGACAATTTATTGAACCATCCCATAcagtaatagaaaaatttacgtTCCGCAATCGTGAAcaaacggtgacaaaatgaaatggaaacgttcacaaaaaatcaaaacgctaTGTTGACGATTTCGTCCTCAGACGTTCACAATTTCATGaatggcattcgtttttctttggccatgaatagtcttaaaataatcgtttcaCGTTGTTATGGTAACTgcgccggtggtgcaatgtgctaaggcgggtgttaatgaaatctttttgttttcattttgttacgttttcagatcatgaacgctggttgttgtttggtGTCATTTCATCGTTGTCAGCATCGATTTGAAATGAACACGTCGTTCATGATCAGAGAAAATGAAGCCGACGACTCGCGCCGCTGATTCTAGCCGACTCTTTTTTTGACAGTCGACGcttccgccgaatatgtcgactcatctcgactcaatttTAGGcacaaattaatcaaaaatatttattaaaaatagaaaaatgtattaataattgttgtattttcggccaaaattttgaactttcgatccacaattattcaatattaggtttctataataatttcgcAAGAATCTTgctcaaaatatttgaataatatgtaaatttgattgtaagattgattgtacaactaatctcataacCATTCAGATAATctcaatttgattttataatggataactgtccgccgccgaatatacaattttttatcggctaaGCCGTCAAGCCGGCGCCGCCAGAggcaaaattttagtatcaGCTGCCATTCTCTGTTCATGATTCTTTCTATGAGTGTGGACAGGTTGTCATAAACCAGTCTGGGACGAATCCTTAGGACATTTTGAGAATCCGAATCGccctagaaagaaaattttgaagtgtgGTGAACAATacattattctgataatttcagagtgtgtaacaggttggctgataagtccccggtctgacacatagatggcgccgctagtattaaatgcatattatttttatatagtaccaaccttcaaatgattcatgtcaaaattttacgtctgtaagtcaattagtttgtgagatagagcgtcttttgtgaagcaacttttgttattgtgaaaaaaattgaaaaaatgaatttcgtgttttgataaaatactgttttctgaaaggaaaaaatacggtggaagcaacaaCTTGCCTTGATAatcagtttccggactctgccccagggaaatcaacaataattgattggtatgcaaaattcaagcatggtgaaatgagcacggaggacggtaaacgcagtggacgcccgaaagaggtttccgacgaaaacatcaaaaaaatccacaaaatgattttgaatgaccgtaaaattaagttgttcgagatagcagaggtcttaaagatatcaaaggaacgtgttggtcatatcattcatcaatatttggatatgcggaagctctgtgcaaaatgagtgccgcgcgagctcacatttgaccaaaaacaacaacgtgttgatgattctgagcggtgtttgcagctgttaactcgtaatacacccgagtttttccgtcgatatgtgacaatggatgaaacatggcaccatcactacactcctgagtccaatcgacagtcggctgactggacagcgaccggtgaaccgtctccgaagcgtggaaagactcaaaagtcggctggcaaagtaatggcctctgttttttgggatgcgcatggaataatttttatcgattatcttgagaaggaaaagccatcaacagtgactattatatggcgttattggagcgtttgaaggtcgaaatcgcggcaaaacggtcccatatgaagaagaaaaaagtgttgttccaccaagacaacgcaccgcgccacaagtcattgagaacaaaaattcatgaattgggcttcgaattgcttccccacccaccgtattcttcagatctggcccctagcgactttttcttgttctcagacctcaaaaggatgctcgcagggaaaaaattggctgcaatgaagaggtgatcgccgaaactgaggcctattttgaggcaaaaccgaaggagttctaccaaaatggtatcaaaaaattggaaggtcgatataatcgttgtatcgctcttgaaggaaactatgatgaataacaaaaacgaatttttacaaaaaaaatgtgtttttctttgttagaccggggtcttatcagccaacctgttataatacAAACAGGAGCAGCGGTACCATTCcaatgataggtccgtcagtggcaatttgcattaATTTCCCGTAGGCTCGGAACCAGAGTCATTAGATtatagacaaaatctttggatctggGTAATCTTTTTGAAGTGCGATCACATATTAGTGTGGTACTGGAAAATGAATGTACTGATAACCGTCGTAGCTGGGATTATGGAGAACAATTATCGTGAGCAAGAAAATTAGGGCTATCAGTTATGATACCGTGGATTGCGGACATTTGGCCATTGTTGGCGTCAGAGTGATACATGTTGTGAGGTATTTGGGTGCTGTGTTCAGATCActtgcaccctcacaaaaaatcgcttctgtaacatatactcgcaaacatattttgcttcaagcatatacatttttgggtattgcccaaacatttatatgtttgatctcttccaatatataatatgtttgaaagcatattggtctaaacaatatatgtttgggtagtctaagttccaaacattttgtatttttgcatccaaattcaataatgttgtcttccaaaaaacaatatgttattatgtgaacatataatatgtttggaagcattttgcacccaaaaatattatatgcttaaaaaaaattctcccaaacaatattgtgctcaaaattttatttatttatttatatatttacaatcataatgaattatgaaaataaacaggtaatataggtgctaacaacataggttttcgacctgaatgcacaaaattttgtttctgcctaattgtatattcccccacatctttctcacttccacgagattttgtagttcttagcacctttttctgtaatacaaacattgtagaagaaattattcaattttatgatttttttattttaattttaccttttgccggacggggattcgaacagcggaccacacagtttgtaaggatcaaagaagtagctgatcaattgcccaaggaaaaataaaatgttaattttgtaataacaagcaacaaccaccaacttaattcaatatcgctccctgttaaatagcgctccaagctactaaacacgtatatgtttataggctatttctaaattaatatatgtttgcatccaagcatattatatttacaaacattttatgtcccaaacataatatgttctaacatattaacatatatttcccaaacatattatgctagtttatgaacattatatgcttgcactcaaaaatattgtgtttaaaaatttgtgttccaaacatataatgtttatagccaaacatatgaaaaacagtctttttcaaccgtgtgggGACaaccttttttcttttttttaagtcgCTCGTTTTCCTGTTGCAGCCGTGAACGACTTTTTTCAGTCGTTCGTTTTCCTGTTGCAGCTAGCCTTATTGCTCTTGCAGCTGTGCGTGGCTGCACGGAGACTTCCTGTCTCCGCGCCCTATATCTTTGGATTAAATGATCCTGGTAATTTTTTTGAGCATATTCATTTTTTCAATACAGGCCGTCAGTATCAAGAACCTCCTTGAAATTCGAGACGTCGATATtccagtaaaattttattaccatacgggCTTACTTAGTTTCTTATGAGGGCATGAAAGATTTTTAGATTAAACTTATCCATTATTAATCATACTTACTTATTTTGGATTGCATTTGTAAATGATGctttaattttgtttcatagTTGTGTAAAAATTGTTCGTTCTTTCGCCATATATCGATGTAATTCTGATGCAATCCATAGAAAAGGGTTCTTTTCATGCGTGACTCTAAACTGTAGTCATTTTCTGGTGGCAAATTGGCTCGGAATTCTTGAAATTTCGTCATTAAAATATTACCCAAACGAATATTCTGTCTACGCATCTCCTCCATTTCATTTTCTgcgaaataaaatcaattgataAAAATCATGATTTCTTATCATTATCCATGGAACTATTAAATATTATTGATACTCCATTATTGGAAATTATCCCAATTTATTAATTGTATTTGCATGAAATAGGTTAAGGGTAGTTGAGAAAAATACCATTTCGAATGCCTGTGGGTTGTACCATACGTGTCATAGAATCCAAATTTGTTGCTAATTGAGCCAAATGTGTGCGTATTTCTGAATActggaagtaaaaaaaaaacacaaatcatAAAGAAGGTGGAATTTAATTAAcacatttcagtaaaaaaaaaaataagagcgTACATTTATCTATTCTAAGTGACTATCGTCAAATCGTATAcggaaattataaaattttatttattagttgTGTCAACATTCGTGAAATAGATTTTAATGTACATACTTGACATTTGTTATACACTTTTTTCTATCAGAGTGTTatgatctaaattttattcctccatgttccgatattcggacttcaaatgatgtTGAATTTGAACATTTATTCCCAGATTTTTActttatagaattgaaattttggcaaataacaccaaacgaaaattttgcaattccgAATATAGGTGGATGATTGAATCTTacagcaaaataaaaacaattaaaatatcaGTAATTCATCTACGGAAACAAACTTTCTATTACTAGTtgagattttttctatgagtgtaaggACTGTAAAGCA
It includes:
- the Syx4 gene encoding syntaxin 4; protein product: MARDRLPELIQRSKSCNSNSSNGATESLEALTMQQQNTPVDAILNPYSEIRTHLAQLATNLDSMTRMVQPTGIRNENEMEEMRRQNIRLGNILMTKFQEFRANLPPENDYSLESRMKRTLFYGLHQNYIDIWRKNEQFLHNYETKLKHHLQMQSKIINCNATEEEIEELITNKTTNLFVGNILEETEKERKTLRDLIDRFSELKKLEKSIEEVHALFLRIQYLVLEQSDVIQRVEFHAQQATLYAEKGAEELDKADKLHKKATKKKIILILIGIAVLLVLILIGIYL